In one Thunnus maccoyii chromosome 12, fThuMac1.1, whole genome shotgun sequence genomic region, the following are encoded:
- the LOC121908276 gene encoding complement factor H-related protein 1-like translates to MCISYLGFVLLIWFPGALHGQSAPQSCSAPTLDGGFFAPKQETYPHGAQLAYTCGTGRKATVKGWWATSTCQNGKWSHELQCIDEKACIPPTIPNAKYTENSNGWYEEGHIIRITCDKGYQDKNQDATAECINGTWSSVPVCEKSIQACGAPPKIPHAVIINQEYQDVFAADSEVKYECEDGFTVEGADTKKTIICIAGSWTTGPPCRSSTTSDRDSRPLFTTIDNCGDHPNVPHGDVVVKEQMYLKYQCQNDYKYEGPETVVCHNDGTWSKLPVCKDITHPVSLARHNSTPPRMPKMSDWTVVRLQRAVHYSTSTQNREELLQTSSAFTRIFSLCV, encoded by the exons ATGTGCATCAGTTATCTTGGATTTGTTCTTCTGATCTGGTTTCCTGGAGCGCTACATG GACAAAGCGCACCACAGTCCTGCAGTGCTCCAACTCTGGATGGTGGTTTCTTCGCCCCAAAGCAAGAGACTTATCCTCATGGAGCACAGCTGGCCTATACCTGTGGTACTGGACGTAAAGCAACAGTGAAGGGATGGTGGGCAACAAGCACATGTCAAAATGGCAAATGGTCTCATGAACTACAATGTATAG ATGAAAAAGCCTGCATTCCACCAACTATCCCCAATgcaaaatacactgaaaactCAAATGGTTGGTATGAAGAAGGACACATAATAAGAATAACATGTGACAAAGGATATCAAGATAAAAACCAGGATGCCACTGCTGAATGTATAAATGGGACATGGTCCTCTGTGCCGGTCTGTGAGA aaaGTATCCAAGCATGCGGTGCGCCTCCTAAAATCCCCCACGCAGTAATCATTAATCAGGAATACCAGGATGTGTTTGCTGCAGATTCAGAAGTCAAGTATGAATGTGAAGATGGATTTACTGTAGAAGGAGCAGACACCAAAAAAACCATCATTTGTATTGCTGGAAGCTGGACTACAGGCCCACCGTGCA GATCTTCTACCACTTCTGACAGAGACAGTAGACCTCTATTCACAACAA tcgACAATTGTGGAGACCACCCTAATGTTCCACATGGTGATGTTGTGGTAAAGGAACAAATGTATTTGAAATACCAGTGTCAGAATGATTACAAATACGAGGGACCAGAGACAGTGGTGTGTCACAACGATGGTACTTGGTCAAAACTACCCGTCTGCAAAG ACATCACACATCCAGTCAGCCTAGCTCGCCACAACTCCACTCCACCTCGCATGCCAAAGATGTCCGACTGGACAGTTGTTCGCTTGCAGCGTGCT GTTCATTACTCCACTTCCACGCAGAACAGAGAAGAGCTGCTTCAAACCTCTTCAGCCTTCACTCGTATCTTCTCCCTTTGTGTCTAA